Proteins found in one Brachypodium distachyon strain Bd21 chromosome 5, Brachypodium_distachyon_v3.0, whole genome shotgun sequence genomic segment:
- the LOC100843929 gene encoding transcription factor PIF1 isoform X1, with translation MEDGRAARRMSSAPTTRRSRSADFHNFSERRRRDRINEKLKALQELLPNCTKTDKVSMLDEAIDYLKSLQLQLQMLVMGKGMAPVVPPELQQYMHYITADPAQMHMPPLRPTSEPPRPFQITHAGGGGGRPERQSNVESDFLSQMQNLNPSEPPHNFLRPPKLQLYTPEQRGTGLGSSSGHNGGWNIPERNSSYNFME, from the exons ATGGAAGACGGCAGGGCTGCGAGAAGGATGTCATCTGCCCCAACTACCCGGAGAAGCAGATCTGCCGATTTCCACAATTTTTCAGAAAGG AGGCGAAGGGATAGGATCAACGAGAAGCTGAAGGCACTGCAAGAGCTACTTCCAAATTGCACCAAG ACGGACAAGGTGTCGATGCTCGACGAAGCCATCGACTATCTGAAATCACTCCAGCTGCAATTGCAG ATGCTGGTGATGGGGAAGGGGATGGCGCCCGTGGTGCCGCCGGAGCTGCAGCAGTACATGCACTACATCACGGCGGACCCTGCGCAGATGCATATGCCTCCGTTGCGCCCGACGTCTGAGCCGCCGCGGCCGTTCCAGATCAcccacgccggcggcggcggtggacgcCCGGAGCGGCAGTCCAACGTGGAGTCGGATTTCCTCAGCCAGATGCAGAATCTGAACCCTTCCGAGCCGCCCCACAACTTCCTCAGGCCCCCCAAGCTGCAACTCTACACCCCg GAACAGAGGGGGACAGGGCTAGGCAGCAGCAGTGGCCACAACGGCGGCTGGAATATCCCGGAGAGGAATTCCTCGTACAACTTCATGGAGTGA
- the LOC104585432 gene encoding uncharacterized protein LOC104585432, producing the protein MAGQRRRRDPAVVAALLLLAMAASLLLLQHSCEGRELNEKPGHGAPTATATRGAGAVAASGGVDEMKTQLGLPVTLPPLVPTLPVPLPVPAVGGGPASPVLPPLVPGNPPARGSANKSATNNSP; encoded by the coding sequence ATGGCCGGGCAACGACGTCGTCGTGAtcccgccgtcgtcgccgcgctcctgctactggccatggcggcgtcgCTCCTCCTGCTCCAGCACTCCTGCGAAGGGAGGGAGCTGAACGAGAAGCCGGGCCACGGCGCACctacagcaacagcaacaagaGGCGCTGGCGCTGTTGCTGCAAGTGGTGGCGTGGACGAGATGAAGACTCAGTTGGGGTTGCCAGTGACGCTACCGCCTCTGGTGCCCACCCTGCCGGTGCCGCTGCCTGTGCCAGCCGTTGGCGGCGGCCCCGCGAGCCCGGTGCTCCCGCCCCTCGTTCCTGGGAACCCTCCTGCTCGCGGCTCCGCCAACAAGTCGGCCACCAACAACTCTCCATGA
- the LOC100843621 gene encoding gamma-soluble NSF attachment protein — MASSSSDPEKLMAKADKLTKLSFTRWNADWKTATSLYEQAAIAYRFRKDNEKAKDAFEKASKGQEMISSPWDAAKHMESAGALAKELGLWNEVSDFYRRASEFYRECGRSQPASDALAKGASALEDKAPEEAIKLYDEACALLEDDGKEQMAFDLYRSAASLYVKLEKYSDAAGFFLRLGSAADKCNAINSQCKGYLSAIIIYLYAHDFQQAQKCYNDCSEVQAFLNSDQNRCAMKLLSAYEEGDAEEVKRAAQSNVINHLDHVVIRLAKKLPTGDLQAIKKDLAADDDRDSLDENDLT; from the exons ATGGCGAGCTCTTCTTCCGACCCAGAGAAGCTCATGGCCAAGGCCGACAAATT AACAAAACTGAGCTTTACAAGGTGGAATGCTGACTGGAAGACTGCTACCTCCTTGTATGAACAAGCCG CAATTGCTTATAGGTTCAGAAAGGACAATGAGAAAGCAAAGGATGCATTTGAGAAGGCTTCAAAAGGACAAGAAATGATCTCCTC ACCATGGGATGCTGCTAAGCATATGGAATCTGCTGGCGCATTAGCCAAGGAGCTTGGGCTCTGGAATGAAGTTTCAGACTTTTATCGCAGAGCATCAGAATTTTACCGTGAATGTGGAAGATCACAACCTGCCTCCGATGCTCTTGCAAAGGGTGCCAG TGCCTTGGAGGATAAAGCTCCAGAAGAAGCAATTAAATTATATGATGAGGCTTGTGCACTTCTAGAAGATGATGGAAAGGAGCAGATGGCTTTTGACTTGTACCGTTCTGCTGCAAGTTTATATGTTAAACTTGAGAA GTATTCGGATGCGGCTGGATTCTTTTTAAGACTTGGTTCAGCTGCTGATAAGTGCAATGCCATCAACAGCCAATgcaag GGTTATCTGAGTGCAATCATCATCTACCTTTACGCACATGATTTTCAGCAAGCTCAGAAATGCTACAATGATTGCTCAGA GGTTCAAGCTTTCCTTAATAGTGACCAGAATCGATGTGCAATGAAACTGTTGTCTGCTTACGAGGAAGGTGATGCTGAAGAAGTCAAACGTGCTGCTCAATCAAATGTCATCAATCACCTTGACCATGTG GTAATTCGACTCGCAAAGAAACTACCAACAGGTGATCTGCAGGCCATCAAGAAAGATCTAGCAGCCGATGACGACAGGGACTCCTTGGACGAGAATGACCTAACTTGA
- the LOC100843929 gene encoding transcription factor PIF1 isoform X2: MEDGRAARRMSSAPTTRRSRSADFHNFSERRRRDRINEKLKALQELLPNCTKTDKVSMLDEAIDYLKSLQLQLQMLVMGKGMAPVVPPELQQYMHYITADPAQMHMPPLRPTSEPPRPFQITHAGGGGGRPERQSNVESDFLSQMQNLNPSEPPHNFLRPPKLQLYTPRGTGLGSSSGHNGGWNIPERNSSYNFME; encoded by the exons ATGGAAGACGGCAGGGCTGCGAGAAGGATGTCATCTGCCCCAACTACCCGGAGAAGCAGATCTGCCGATTTCCACAATTTTTCAGAAAGG AGGCGAAGGGATAGGATCAACGAGAAGCTGAAGGCACTGCAAGAGCTACTTCCAAATTGCACCAAG ACGGACAAGGTGTCGATGCTCGACGAAGCCATCGACTATCTGAAATCACTCCAGCTGCAATTGCAG ATGCTGGTGATGGGGAAGGGGATGGCGCCCGTGGTGCCGCCGGAGCTGCAGCAGTACATGCACTACATCACGGCGGACCCTGCGCAGATGCATATGCCTCCGTTGCGCCCGACGTCTGAGCCGCCGCGGCCGTTCCAGATCAcccacgccggcggcggcggtggacgcCCGGAGCGGCAGTCCAACGTGGAGTCGGATTTCCTCAGCCAGATGCAGAATCTGAACCCTTCCGAGCCGCCCCACAACTTCCTCAGGCCCCCCAAGCTGCAACTCTACACCCCg AGGGGGACAGGGCTAGGCAGCAGCAGTGGCCACAACGGCGGCTGGAATATCCCGGAGAGGAATTCCTCGTACAACTTCATGGAGTGA